The following DNA comes from Lepeophtheirus salmonis chromosome 11, UVic_Lsal_1.4, whole genome shotgun sequence.
TCCTTAGTATTTCTCTCAACGATGGTAATTTATTGAAGACACTGGATACATTCACAGCAATTGACTTATCTGATAGAGCTTTAGAATCTATTACAAGTAATTTCCCATTGATGGATTACGTATACTATCTGGATTCCCTTATTTGCTTATATATCAAACATCCTGTTCAAACACTTTCTGTTGAATACCTTTTTATTGCTAATTCTCACTTGGCGTCTACTTTGTTTATTCGAAGAAAAGTTGCGGGTGAAGAAGTGGACCATCTTACACGAAACTGCTTCAATTGGTACCTCACAATTCTAAGAAATACTAAGGATACGGAATCTGTACATAAACTTgcaaatattttcaagaaatatgaaGAGGGGCTATTAGAAGCAACGCTACAAATGCTTGCTCATAAGTCAGAAGATGTACTCTGTGATGTATTATCTTGGATAACTGTCTATATGAATTTTACACATATGATGAACAATGAAGAAATCGATCACGATCCGTATTCTCATTTGAAAAgagatatattgaataatgtcATAACTATATTCCATATGATGGATCAAAACGTAATTTTAAGAACTGAAAAATTGACTCTAATTGTCAATTATTCTCTAGCCTCAATTTGTCTTCATCCCATTTCTATTGGTtctcaaataagaaaaagatgGGTTACATCTATTTTAAGGTATCTTACCAAGATAAAGGAGGGTCGTTTAGAGATCAAGAGCCTCATTCGTCTCTTGAATAACCTTAGCCACCAAAGTCAGGAATCAAAGATTCTTGTTTTTAAAGGAGAAAATATATCCAacattttgatgaaatatttaagCTATTTGGACACTCTTCGTTTGATCATTACTCTTTGCTCCGGTACAGATccttctataattattaatggaCAACTTTTTAATGGAATTGTAAACATAGCTTCTAAGTATAGATCAGAAGAAGGGATATATGCACTAAAGATATTAATAATCATTGCTGCTAATAGTTCAGAGATTCGTTCTATGATTTACAAAAGTAACTTTTTAACCGGGGAAAATTCGAAGAGTTCCCCTATACTTTTTGAGGCCCTCGATCCGAAGGGATTTAAGAAAAAACGAAGTAAATACCTTATTCTTACATTGGACCTTCTTCTCACGGTAACTAGCTTTCAAGATGGTCAAATCTATGTACCTTCAAAGTGTCAAGGAGTAATGGACTACCTTCTGCTTTCATTAGTGAGAAATAGGAATGATATTGTATCGATAGCTATTTTAAGAAACATATCCTTTCATTCCTCCAATCGTGCAAGAATGTTGTTCTGCAAAAATTTTCTCTTAATTCTTCGGGACATATTTCTAAACGCCTCAACGCTTAATGATTCAAAGCTCCTTGAGATTTGCTTTCAAATAGTCTGGTCTATATGCCACAATAGTCTGAAAGCAAAGGGCACGCTTAGGAATGCTGGAGTCACAGAGTCCATTGAAGATCTCTTTAATAGGAGCAAAGTACATCTAAAACTGAACTCATCTCTTATATGTAATGTAAACAAAGTATTAggaatctaaaaaatattattatacctttattgtataactttatttaagtatagtcagatgtatttaataataaattatccctatgtattatgtaataaattaaaaagatagaGATTCGAGAATGGTTCTTGTATTTTATGACGAAGGCCTTCCATTATCCTTTGGTTTGATTGTATCATCTAAAATGCAtagcaaattatattattcttcaattttttaactgAACATACGAACCTTTGTCGACACCAGTAGAGAGATCCATGTTAGTAGATGAATTAGGGGATTGAAGTCGTGGCATACGTGCAACCACAACGTCACTTGAAGGCTGATCACTTGGATCAGAATTAAAGTGTCCAGATCCAGTTTGACTTGAACAAGGAAATATGTTCCCCAGTAATCTATAGGGCTGATCCACTTCAGCCATATCCATATTCTTGGaaagaaattaacaattttatttataatctaaaacaAGAGCTATACCTGAAGTAAGGGATTGTGAATATTGGATAAGCCTCCTACTGAAGAGCTCTCAacattatttggattattagtGAGAACTGATGAAGAAGTTGAGTTCGTAGATAGACcaggataattaaaaaagggcttgggataaatgtttaaaatactatatGGTTGATAATCTTTTTGGTCTCTAACTGGGGATGACCCAATATCGTTTGATGTCATTCCAATGCTTGGTCTTGGAGCTATACCAGAATGAGAACTAAGTAGAAGAGGAGAAGCGAATATCTGTGACTTGGAGGAAGCTCCCAAACGACGATTTGACGATAACCCGCATCTAGGTTCAGTTTGAAGAGATCCTATGAGTCTCTCCCGGCTTGATACAGATGGGACATCAATTTCTTCTCGAGAGGGATGAGAATCATCTCTTTTACTACTTCCACAACTTCCATCTCGAGTAACATGCATATCATGCAGTCTCTGTAATATACCTTGCTCTCCACCCGAAGATGGTACTTCAACGCTTCTACTTCTTCCTCCATGTTCTCCTAGTGAAGCCACTGCTGCAAGATAGCCCATACCTTCTACTTGATCTGTTAATGAGTCTAGGTCTGAAAGTAAGGATGGATGACTGATATTAAGATCCAAATCATTTTCTACAGATATTGTCTCATCGTCGACATCATTCTCAGCTTCAACATCTTCCAGAGATTGCTCTTCTACTGGTTCAGTTTCTTCGCAACTGTCTTCACTTTCAGATGAGCTACTTAAATTACCACATTCTAACTCAGAAGaacttctaataataattaaaataatcaatttcaataaattcatgAAAAGGATTTCATCTTACATTCCAAGATTGTACAAAGTTGCGTTTGCAGAAGGCGACAGATTACGATTAGCCCCATTTGAAGCAATAGAAGAAACCCCCACTTTTGAAGTTGTTAAAGAAGGATTTTTAGAGGCATATGGATGCATGGAACACCTTTTTCGCACGTTACTTATGATAGAGTCTATTGCAGAGGTAGAGCGATCTGTCCTAGGCTTACTGGATGTCACTGGTATAAAATCCACAGGAGATTGAAAAATTGGAGACCTAGAACGGGACATCATGAGGGACAATCGATCATTTAATTCAGCAATCTGAGCAGCATATCCAgctataaaagttaaaaataataattattttatatataaatcgaATAAATGATGCTGTTGAATTAACCTTGAAGAGATTGAAGCTGATGGATGTACCATTGCTGATCGCGGCATTGTTGGAAATATGTAGGTGGTCGAACTTCAAATCTGGcgtaataaaatattagcatAAGGCCTACAcacattttgattaatttcagATTATATATACCTGAGAACTAAGACATCCGCTTCCACATTGAGATATCCTTCACTAGCTAAAAGATCCAGCCGGAAAAATCTATTATAGCCCCAACACTCTCCAACTTCAAAATCCGAAGAAAACTCTCTAACAACATTCTTTGAGGAATCTCGAGAACCTTGATAAATCATTTCGACTCTGTATTCATACTTGGATGATTCTGGAAGTCCAGCACTTAATTCAAGAAACACGCTTAAATAATTTCCTCTGACGACTCCATTTCCATTTGGATAGACTTTAAGTCTCCAGGATAAACCATTTATATTAAGGGGAGGACTATAAACAGGGTGTGCCTTAGTTTGAAGAGCAGAAAAGTTATTGAGTCGAAAAACAGCAGAGCTGTACTGAGGAACAATCTCAGAAATAAACTCCCCACCACCGTTCGAAAAGCCATTCATACAGACCCGGACTACAGGCTTTTTACTAATCTCTGCGACAAGAGCTAATAAATCAGAGGACTTTGTTATAAATTCtgatttgtttttggaattcaAATAACAATCGATTTCACTTAATAAGTTTTGGACTTGCTCCGTTTCTTGAGAGAGAGAATTCTTTTGGCCCATAATAGACAAAAGCTTTCCCTTGAGCTGGGAGTCTAAGCGAGCAATCATAAGCTCAACTGTATTTCGAATTTCCCTCACTCGATCATCTTTAGCAGCTCTGACAGCCTCCACTGTTCTGTCAGCCTCTTGCTCAAAGGATAAGAGTTCTAAAAGTCGACGACGTAGCATCGTCACCTCTACTTTTAATTGAAGTGCCTATCcgtaaggggaaaaaataagataattaactCATGAGaatcaaaatgtataattactTGATGAGTGTAGACTTCATCTAGAGGTTTAAAAGTATGTCCAGAGTGGGATGTCCCACCCCACAATGCACATTGATGACATATGCATGTACTACACGTCTTACAATAGACACTCAGCTTTTCATCTGGATGAACATGACAATTCTCTAGTGTATCAGGCTCACTTGAGCTCCCATCCCCTCCTATACCATTCCCTTTTGACGAAACGAGGGAATCCAATTGATTCGTCACTTCTTCAACCCATCTACAATTGACTAATTCATGCAAATGTAATGAAGCTCGGCAGTGCGGACACTGAGACCTTTGCTCGGTGAGCCATCGGCGAATACAAAGGTAACAGCATAGTTTGGAACAATGTGGGCACAAATGTGCATTTCGAAGTTTTTCCATACATATAAAACAACGAAAAACTTCGGCCAAGTTCTCAACTCCTCTAGCTCCACTAGGAGGACCAGGAACTGGAGGAGATGGACTTCGAGGATCTGACATATTCAATCGTCTACTCTCTTTTCAATTCGTATagtattaactatttattaaaatatattaaattaataaattataatactaggTAAACTTGACTGACTACTCAGTTACTTACTTCTTGACAGGCttttaattcaacaaaatatacatttaaagagACATCTAACGGTTATTTCgtacatttttcttcataaataacttaaataatcaTAGATTATACAAAAGGGAGATTGTTATATTGCTCCAAGAATACATGGAgtgaaataatatgataatcgAGTAGCGAgcggctttttgtagttgcaacatgaatatatattgttgttttttcataacctgttaccattattattgaagagaagTATAAAGTGATCACAAGTGCGTGAAAATACATACACCatcatataattacttatatacgagtaaataggtttattttatttatatatatttgataaaattttaatgaatcatcaattgcaattaattaatcattctgACAAATTAACCCTTTGGCAGTGCCACAGATTGCACTAAAAGTGGCAAAGAATCATGGTCACAATAAAAGTgcgataaatttattttccaacgaCCATATCAGGGCCAAACATTAGAGGCGTTGGATAAgaaattatcctttttatacATACTTCTGCTCAAAAGGTTTCAAGAATTAGCTCAAGCTATACTTTTATGACTTAACCAAACTTCCTTCTTGTATAGATATGTATTCGATATTACAtcaaatatgtttgaataatatatagttatgtatatttcaatataaacataaattagaGTCAAGGTAGATGAGTTTTTAAACAATTCAcaagtaactattttttttttttttttaaattcattctaAGATATTCTTCGAAGttatttaacattataaaaagttcaaagaaatacctttatttgtattttgagaGCAGCAGAATGGATATTTGACCTAGACATCCTAtactatttgattatttatttttgatgagcaCGGATAGTCTATAACAGTTGACTTTACAATATTTTAGTTAGTTAAAGTAATACATATAAGGTAAGATAAACTAAGAGATTTTAAAACGAATGTAAAAGTGTGATTAACAATGGAACATGcgatttgttttcttattttcgtttgtaaacaaagcgacaaAGAGTAGCATCACCTagtgacaaaataatacaactccctgaatgattatattacttaattattacaaaatacaaaactttttaaacaaacaagCTACAAACTATAAAACCACAAGGTTATAGATAGACTATAGTCAATAGTCacctagttgttttttttactttgtaaattaTGTATACAGGACTCGAAGAGAAAATCCGTGCCCTCTCTCGTATTTACAAAAAGCAACATAAAAtccgtaatttttaatatttttatttcaaatataaaaagttattgtagGTCATGTGTCATGAGGTTTGTCCTTTACCTCAATCACGGCCTCTGAGGTGAGAGTTGTCCATGATGACGAGCTCCATGGGCATGAATGCAAAGTGATCCTTGATGCCGGTCACCAAACTTACCTTAGTTGTGTAGGGgcatctaaaatatattattccattGATAGTTAAAAGggcattttttattgatttataaaacagaACACTTCCTGTTAGAGTAATTTAAAACTTGGATATTGTATCAAATTGAcgaattcatttaaataataatattaataagaatcTCTTTAGAAACAAAATGGCATTAGATCCTATTAACATTCAACCacttatattaatgtattatgtTTGTACATTATTAGTTTGAAGACTGTCAAGCATATTTTTAGCTATGAGTGTTATAaggatattaaatttgttaatttgattttcaaattggaaagttttatttgaaatcataAAGACTTCTTCCTCCCTCAGTAGATTAAATAcgaaacaaaaagaaattacCTCTATAATCAAATCATATTCATGagagttttagaaaaatatattactttactCGAACAACAGGGAACGCATCGAGTTGAGAACTTCAAACACTAAGGATGAGCAGAGCCATaccttttataactttattgttgagtcactattaaaaaagtgtCACTCTCCAGATCCAAATCCACTAAAAAAAAGGGCCAAGGAACTATGAACTACAGggaaaacaactttaaaaaaatagtattgtgGAGCTCATTTCTTTCTCTTGCAATGTAGAGTTGGGAAGGCCCAgggagaaaaattatttgagtatATTAAAAGATCTCTCTTAAGAGAGAACCCCGAAGAAAAAGTCTTTAGAAGTTTACCCTTTATTTAGAGGAAAGAGATCCAAAGAGCTTGAAAGCTCctcattcattcatttcatattctacaaattattatctttattaattatttacaagttGACTACTTATACTATATTCTTAAATACATGttataaatggatattttagaaACTCCATATGTAAGGAGATGTATGATTAGTgttgtgtaaaatatgacctagaaaGCAGGGGATATTTATTGTAGTTGCAATTTGAGCAGcatttctaaagctgttatcattagtATTTAGTTCTTGAGCAGGGAACATCTAATTGTTAACTAAACACTAGTTCATGTACTCATGAAAGAAGGAGAGTAAAAATGAGGAGTTGCTAGGGCCATCTGGTATTgtaatgtacaaaaaagaatataagcTGCCTCACAACCAATGTTATTAtgtatagtgatgaaaatagtgTGTATTTTGGGGCTGTAAAAAAGATACCGTAAATGAGCATGGTTACtcggacaatttgaagattgttttggcggagagcagcttagctgtcaaagtttcattagatcagcaaaCTTGTAGATGTGGCGAGGAGGAGGGGCgagaaggatataaacaagaacATAAGCAAGAATTAATCATATGCAAGGCTATGCCCGGTACAGGTTCAGCGGTTTTATTGGTCCTGCCttcagttatttcatttcaacagCTTTGGTTCAGTTTTATAAGTCTCGGAtccggtctcggttcttttttatacaaccTCAGTTTTGGTAAGAGGCatttaaaacaaggggcgtTGCAAGAAAGTTCGGGCCCAGAACATGTATGAGATACAAAAAGGGcggcagctaccttatacgcagagtgcgtaATGCCCCAAGTTCCAGTAAGGGGCCACGATAGTTGAtgaagacaatggttttcaaagtgggagCCGTGGGAGTAGGCTAGGGGAGGTGCAGGAGGATGGGGAATTGAGGATTGTTTACAGATACATAGTATatatgtttcgtataaagggagCCTCAGCTAAAAGTATATTAGTGTAGGGGGCCTTGGCATAGTACATTTTGGGAAATCCTGGcttaaaaaattgttgtatGACTATCTGTTTACAAGTACGTTTCAATTATGGATCCGGCTACAATAGTAAATTCTGTTTGTTCAAAGAGATTaagaaactatttataaatagtttcaaCCTTTTATTCGCTAAAAGGAGCACATGttccatcaaataaaaatttgtacaacCCTTACCCAAACTCCAAGTCAAATGCTCACAATTCcaagtccttaaatattttcatcaagtcTTCAAATTGACCAAATACTTGctataaaatgtttgaaatccAATAAAGTATGGATTTTTAGTCAAGGTTTAAGTCTTTGATTGTAAGATCAAATCGAGTAGCAAATCTTCAAactattttctcaaaatctgtttttcttgcccagcagtcgatacgatacattaaattgaacattctagtaatagtgacgGCATAGACTATACATAAGTGGTTGggagttttgtcaaaatctgcctatcttgcccagcagtcagtacgatacatcaaattgaaaattctagctagcccaattacatgatggtctaaccttgtatttctattcacctTTGACCCCCCTAATAAACTATCAGGAAGATTTAAATTTGAGAACCTTAATACAATAAAGAAACAATaggtatgtgctcataaaaccTTTCCAAGAACTAACACAAAATCCCTCAAAACAAATTTAGGCTCATCTCTAAAGACATTCATAAGTCTATGTGAAAGATAATGTTCAagtcaaaatatcaaaacaatctCAAACTATAATGAGAACTCGTAAGAGAGCAAAACCTTTGAACAttcctgtgtgctcataaaagacggagagttacccagaggatttgttgtggagttataattgtaagtcctatttggactcagagtagaattggtcgtcgtcattggagtaattctagcaaatatcctggtgtatatccttttctccttcctctcttgtcacatctgattgtagctgatctccttcaaaatatttttcaagttgtcagggttaccttattgattttcggtttctttttttttaacatgcccattctgcACTGGATTTTCATAATTGACGATTAGTATTATAGGTAAGGATGAGATTTTAAAAGAGTGGGAAGGAAAGTTGTAGCGGTACAtgtggtattactgaattaagaccgtTGTTAATAACAGCtgcatgttatatgattttgtgggAAGAAACACAGCTAGTGTTGtggtgtcgatccttatttaggaatgaagactGCAGTCTAGTCCATttcagtctcggtccagtccagttcacATACCAGCCCTAAAACGGATAAAGTTCAgatcttgatgacgtcactcaactttatttctcctTTTGCAATCAGTTCTAGTATTAAAAGTACGAAGAACCGTTCCCAAGGATGCATAGGACGGATTCTATGACTGGACAGGACCAAATAAATAGGGAGTGACACATCATTGGTCACAGTCCTGAAAGatctattcataaaatacataactTATGATCATATATAACATAGTTATTATGAACAAGGCTATTTAAGTATGTTATTCGGACAAAGTAcgttatttaaaagaaagttaCTTTATTAATGGATTactaaacatataatatatatcagacTATAACagatcttcaattataatgtgctgagtggtccattaaaatttgaacacttttgaattttcaacaaaatataattttttaattaccaatagaatttcaacaaaattaatactataaataaatgtgtgcctgagctcccttaatcattaatgtagccgcctttaaccgcaatgatgacttccatgcggcggtggaaggccttgtgtccactgcagatgtagtcttcAGTCATGGCGTCCCATAGCCggctgacagtgactttgagggcctcggtgtttggatgactgacactgcaggccttccccttgagatgcacccaaaatgtgtagtcgaTGGGGATGGCAGCAGTGCTGAAGGGGCGCCAAAAGTGTCGAAATAActgaaaagactcattcaaaaaagtcttgAAAGTAACGgaagagatggatttctttcattgctggtgtcaaaaatggcctttccgacctctttccacccacttttttgataattttctggacagtctggtgtgaaaccccgagatctcttgcgtGGCCCGTGATGgtcttgaggggattggcctgggctattttctttgttatttatgtACTAAGGATCAAAGGATCTTCTtcaaagtgtcattttctcgacttgtacgtaagcctgagaactcaagttttttttttttttttttgtcaataattgcttatatattaatatatcaaaattcaaaattctatgGACACCCGGTAGAGCATTTTGAcggacgtcataaattgcattataattaaaggCGACGCCATTTTTGAGggatcaaagttgatatttttattacataaagtggacaaatatccaataaatcttgattgaACTtgatcaaatggctttaaaaataaaaaaaagttatcatataTACATTGATGCTGATCATAAACAGTGGTATTTGAagtaaatcaaagaaatattcacTACAAATCCgtatgaaatgtctaaatttgaacatttgttttattgattaaagACGATCAAAGTAGGaggattaaagaaaaatattttattctattcattGTAATAGctactttttattacataaaatgaacaaattttaatcaatcttagtgaatattcataaaatggctttaagaatgaaaaaaaaaaaaaagtcttcacATCTGCATTGAATGCTAATagatgtcaatgataaacaatgctatttctaattaaatcaaagtattaatatgtacttaaaatccCTAAGAATGGCTAGATTCGTAAATAAATATCCCATTTATTTCCATTgtcattcttaatttttatctacaacaatgaaatatgattgtataacgatgtaataatatatttgtaatggaTACTAAGATCTGATAATGGCGTTGATCTTGCCTTCCCACAATAgtcttgtaaaaattaaatcagtTGTTGCTCCACAATTCTCGAGCGGCTCATATGATATCCACTCATAAGCTTCTCTTAAAAGCCTGCAGCTCcagaagatttatttttcttactaattATGAATTAGTGATAATGTAATAGAACTTGGTTGTTTGGACACCAAAAATGGCCGACAtgaacaatg
Coding sequences within:
- the LOC121126279 gene encoding E3 ubiquitin-protein ligase TRIM37 isoform X2, with product MSDPRSPSPPVPGPPSGARGVENLAEVFRCFICMEKLRNAHLCPHCSKLCCYLCIRRWLTEQRSQCPHCRASLHLHELVNCRWVEEVTNQLDSLVSSKGNGIGGDGSSSEPDTLENCHVHPDEKLSVYCKTCSTCICHQCALWGGTSHSGHTFKPLDEVYTHQALQLKVEVTMLRRRLLELLSFEQEADRTVEAVRAAKDDRVREIRNTVELMIARLDSQLKGKLLSIMGQKNSLSQETEQVQNLLSEIDCYLNSKNKSEFITKSSDLLALVAEISKKPVVRVCMNGFSNGGGEFISEIVPQYSSAVFRLNNFSALQTKAHPVYSPPLNINGLSWRLKVYPNGNGVVRGNYLSVFLELSAGLPESSKYEYRVEMIYQGSRDSSKNVVREFSSDFEVGECWGYNRFFRLDLLASEGYLNVEADVLVLRFEVRPPTYFQQCRDQQWYIHQLQSLQAGYAAQIAELNDRLSLMMSRSRSPIFQSPVDFIPVTSSKPRTDRSTSAIDSIISNVRKRCSMHPYASKNPSLTTSKVGVSSIASNGANRNLSPSANATLYNLGISSELECGNLSSSSESEDSCEETEPVEEQSLEDVEAENDVDDETISVENDLDLNISHPSLLSDLDSLTDQVEGMGYLAAVASLGEHGGRSRSVEVPSSGGEQGILQRLHDMHVTRDGSCGSSKRDDSHPSREEIDVPSVSSRERLIGSLQTEPRCGLSSNRRLGASSKSQIFASPLLLSSHSGIAPRPSIGMTSNDIGSSPVRDQKDYQPYSILNIYPKPFFNYPGLSTNSTSSSVLTNNPNNVESSSVGGLSNIHNPLLQNMDMAEVDQPYRLLGNIFPCSSQTGSGHFNSDPSDQPSSDVVVARMPRLQSPNSSTNMDLSTGVDKDDTIKPKDNGRPSS
- the LOC121126279 gene encoding E3 ubiquitin-protein ligase TRIM37 isoform X1, which produces MSDPRSPSPPVPGPPSGARGVENLAEVFRCFICMEKLRNAHLCPHCSKLCCYLCIRRWLTEQRSQCPHCRASLHLHELVNCRWVEEVTNQLDSLVSSKGNGIGGDGSSSEPDTLENCHVHPDEKLSVYCKTCSTCICHQCALWGGTSHSGHTFKPLDEVYTHQALQLKVEVTMLRRRLLELLSFEQEADRTVEAVRAAKDDRVREIRNTVELMIARLDSQLKGKLLSIMGQKNSLSQETEQVQNLLSEIDCYLNSKNKSEFITKSSDLLALVAEISKKPVVRVCMNGFSNGGGEFISEIVPQYSSAVFRLNNFSALQTKAHPVYSPPLNINGLSWRLKVYPNGNGVVRGNYLSVFLELSAGLPESSKYEYRVEMIYQGSRDSSKNVVREFSSDFEVGECWGYNRFFRLDLLASEGYLNVEADVLVLRFEVRPPTYFQQCRDQQWYIHQLQSLQAGYAAQIAELNDRLSLMMSRSRSPIFQSPVDFIPVTSSKPRTDRSTSAIDSIISNVRKRCSMHPYASKNPSLTTSKVGVSSIASNGANRNLSPSANATLYNLGISSSELECGNLSSSSESEDSCEETEPVEEQSLEDVEAENDVDDETISVENDLDLNISHPSLLSDLDSLTDQVEGMGYLAAVASLGEHGGRSRSVEVPSSGGEQGILQRLHDMHVTRDGSCGSSKRDDSHPSREEIDVPSVSSRERLIGSLQTEPRCGLSSNRRLGASSKSQIFASPLLLSSHSGIAPRPSIGMTSNDIGSSPVRDQKDYQPYSILNIYPKPFFNYPGLSTNSTSSSVLTNNPNNVESSSVGGLSNIHNPLLQNMDMAEVDQPYRLLGNIFPCSSQTGSGHFNSDPSDQPSSDVVVARMPRLQSPNSSTNMDLSTGVDKDDTIKPKDNGRPSS